In the genome of Nonlabens sp. MB-3u-79, one region contains:
- a CDS encoding sodium:solute symporter: MEIVDWFILVSTLAFIVLYGVYKTRGRQTSEEYIKGGDARWWTVGLSVMATQASAITFLSTPGQAYTDGMEFVQFYFGLPIAVIIICVTFIPIYHRLKVYTAYEFLEKRFDLKTRSLASILFLIQRGLAAGITIYAPAIILSAVLDWELKYLNIIIGILVIIYTVSGGTKAVNVTQKQQMIVIMAGMVTAFVLIVTQLPDNVTFDNALTMAGSAEKMQILDFNFSLDDRYNVWSALFGATFLMLSYFGTDQSQVQRYLSGKSVKQMRIGLLFNGLLKVPMQFFILMVGVMVFVFYQFNSTPLNFNPAAEKAVKESEFAGQYSRLESSHEEILKEKQKVQKKYATALNTSASEDIVDYELALNSLRSQEETNRATARTLIEKADSGIETNDKDFVFIHFILHHLPKGLIGLLLAVILSAAMSSTASELNALSSTTTIDIYKRYRKEEKDDDHYVNMSKWFTLMWGLMAIFFASFVSLFDNLIQLVNFIGSIFYGTILGIFLVAFYFKRIKGQAVFIAACISQVIVATCAMLHEFVEGIEILPFLWLNPLGAFLTIGFALLFSSLNKEDRTTFQFENS, encoded by the coding sequence ATGGAAATAGTTGATTGGTTCATACTTGTAAGTACACTAGCTTTTATAGTACTTTACGGAGTTTATAAGACTAGAGGAAGACAGACTAGTGAAGAATACATTAAAGGTGGTGACGCTAGGTGGTGGACTGTAGGACTTTCGGTGATGGCTACCCAAGCAAGTGCTATTACTTTTTTAAGCACCCCTGGACAAGCCTATACCGACGGAATGGAGTTTGTTCAATTCTATTTTGGGCTTCCCATTGCAGTCATTATTATCTGTGTGACTTTTATCCCTATATATCATAGACTGAAAGTATACACGGCTTACGAGTTTCTAGAAAAAAGATTTGACCTTAAAACCAGGTCTCTTGCCTCCATCCTCTTTTTGATCCAACGTGGTCTAGCCGCCGGAATTACTATCTATGCGCCGGCAATTATTTTGAGCGCCGTACTGGATTGGGAATTAAAATACCTGAATATCATCATAGGTATTCTAGTCATCATCTATACGGTTTCTGGAGGTACTAAAGCCGTTAACGTGACCCAAAAGCAACAAATGATTGTCATCATGGCCGGAATGGTAACTGCCTTTGTCCTTATCGTAACTCAATTGCCAGATAACGTCACTTTTGACAATGCGCTCACCATGGCAGGAAGTGCCGAAAAAATGCAAATTCTAGACTTTAATTTCTCCTTAGATGATCGCTATAATGTGTGGAGCGCACTTTTTGGAGCTACTTTTTTAATGTTGAGCTATTTTGGAACGGACCAGTCACAGGTACAGCGCTATCTGTCCGGGAAATCTGTAAAACAAATGCGTATTGGACTGCTGTTCAACGGACTGCTTAAAGTACCTATGCAGTTTTTTATTCTTATGGTAGGTGTTATGGTTTTTGTTTTTTATCAATTCAACTCCACCCCCTTAAACTTTAACCCCGCGGCAGAAAAAGCAGTGAAAGAAAGCGAATTTGCAGGTCAGTACAGCAGACTTGAATCCAGTCATGAAGAAATATTAAAAGAAAAACAAAAAGTTCAAAAAAAGTATGCCACAGCACTAAACACCTCTGCTTCAGAAGATATTGTCGATTATGAATTGGCTTTGAATTCCCTGAGATCTCAAGAAGAAACGAACAGAGCTACGGCACGCACCCTTATTGAAAAGGCAGACAGTGGCATTGAAACTAATGACAAGGATTTTGTGTTTATACATTTCATATTACATCACTTGCCTAAAGGCCTTATAGGATTATTGCTTGCGGTCATACTAAGTGCTGCAATGAGTTCCACAGCGTCAGAATTAAATGCCTTAAGTTCCACGACCACAATAGATATATACAAAAGATACCGCAAGGAAGAAAAAGACGACGATCATTATGTAAATATGAGCAAGTGGTTCACGCTCATGTGGGGTCTTATGGCCATCTTCTTTGCTAGCTTTGTTTCTTTATTTGACAACTTGATCCAACTGGTCAATTTTATAGGGTCTATTTTTTACGGAACTATTCTAGGTATATTCTTAGTCGCTTTTTACTTTAAAAGAATAAAAGGACAAGCCGTTTTTATAGCAGCTTGTATTTCTCAAGTCATTGTTGCCACTTGTGCCATGTTACATGAATTTGTAGAAGGAATTGAAATCCTTCCATTCCTTTGGTTGAATCCGTTAGGAGCATTTTTAACAATAGGATTTGCTTTGTTATTTAGCTCCTTAAATAAGGAAGATCGCACCACTTTTCAATTTGAAAATAGCTAG
- a CDS encoding OsmC family protein: MKFSRKANAQWEGTGKEGKGNISTQSEVLDKTAYSFGTRFAEGKGTNPEELIGAAHAGCFTMQLSFLLNEEGFTATDLSTDAKVTFEDGEITHITLELTGNVPDVSKEKFAEIANKAKEVCPISKLLKAEISLEIK; this comes from the coding sequence ATGAAATTTTCAAGAAAAGCAAATGCCCAATGGGAAGGAACAGGTAAAGAAGGAAAAGGAAACATTTCTACACAAAGTGAGGTGCTCGATAAGACCGCATATTCATTTGGCACCCGCTTTGCCGAAGGTAAGGGGACTAATCCAGAAGAATTAATAGGAGCTGCACATGCGGGTTGTTTCACTATGCAATTGAGTTTTTTACTCAACGAAGAAGGCTTTACAGCTACTGATTTATCTACAGATGCTAAGGTTACATTTGAAGATGGAGAAATCACTCACATAACTTTAGAACTAACTGGAAATGTTCCAGATGTGTCTAAAGAAAAGTTTGCAGAGATCGCAAATAAAGCAAAAGAAGTCTGCCCTATATCAAAATTACTAAAAGCAGAGATTTCCTTAGAAATAAAGTAA
- a CDS encoding PIG-L family deacetylase — translation MALFLLSTAVAQENRLAQKQPNTAEIYHQIEKLGFLGTALFVAAHPDDENTRLISWLANDQMARTAYLSLTRGDGGQNLIGPQLREQLGMIRTQELLEARNTDGGQQFFTRANDFGYSKHPDETLEIWNEQEVMEDMVRIIREFQPDVIINRFDHRTPGSTHGHHTSSAMLSMKVFDFAADKTIYANQLKELNTWQAQRIFFNTSWWFYGSEEAFEKADKTNLLELDAGTYYPYKGLSNSEIAALSRSKHQSQGFGSSGSRGSQTEYLEYLKGSFPTDKSDLFSGINTTWTRVTGGSSIKTLLNSIITNYDFKNPTASIPALLEMRAQIEKLKDEHWKNIKLEELDQIVLDIAGVYLEASVNTSTATAGESLTVRVELTNRSSEKFEVSLLPNQLIQIQEKELRLHQNDTKTIEATLNIPAYYEASTPYYLKEKGSLGMYQFQNRGLTGKPEMGPEFIVRTFLEIQGTRLYREIPIIHKRTDPVRGEVNEPFHVVPEVAVSIENPVYVFSGNTAQPVHVTIKANKKLPQGSLELAHPDNWSITPTDFNFKGLEKGEEKTYTFNVQPPKTASRGVISGWVKIGSQIFKQEVIKIDYDHIPNQQLVRDNESQVVKPGLINTAQTVAYINGAGDDVAQAIEAIGGKVFKFEPSEVPDDLSKYDAVVVGIRAYNVAEDDMAALQNRLDTYVKNGGTLMMQYNTSRRISPDELGPLPITLSRKRVTDENATVTILEPQHKIMSYPNAITSTDFEGWVQERGLYFPEQWDTAFTPILGMSDKDEEMTKGSLIVAEYGKGHIIYTGLSLFRELPAGVSGAYKLLANIISIGVENQPIENKDGQGKF, via the coding sequence ATGGCCCTTTTCCTATTGTCGACAGCTGTTGCTCAAGAAAATAGGCTTGCTCAAAAACAGCCTAATACGGCCGAAATCTATCATCAAATCGAGAAATTAGGTTTTTTGGGAACAGCACTTTTCGTAGCTGCGCATCCTGATGATGAAAATACACGACTTATTTCTTGGCTTGCCAATGATCAAATGGCGCGTACTGCATACCTATCGCTCACACGCGGTGACGGTGGTCAGAACCTTATAGGGCCGCAGTTGCGGGAACAGTTGGGAATGATAAGAACTCAAGAGTTGCTAGAAGCCAGAAATACCGATGGCGGGCAGCAATTTTTTACACGTGCCAATGATTTTGGCTATTCCAAGCATCCTGATGAAACCCTAGAAATATGGAATGAGCAGGAAGTGATGGAAGATATGGTGCGTATTATCAGAGAATTTCAACCAGATGTAATCATTAATAGATTTGATCATCGCACTCCTGGATCAACACACGGACATCATACCAGCAGCGCCATGTTGAGTATGAAGGTTTTTGATTTTGCAGCAGATAAAACTATTTATGCCAACCAGTTAAAAGAACTCAACACCTGGCAAGCACAACGTATATTCTTTAATACCAGCTGGTGGTTTTATGGAAGTGAAGAGGCTTTTGAAAAAGCAGATAAGACCAACCTTCTAGAACTAGATGCTGGAACTTATTACCCATACAAAGGACTATCTAATAGCGAGATTGCTGCATTAAGCAGAAGTAAGCACCAATCTCAAGGCTTTGGAAGTTCTGGTTCAAGAGGTTCACAAACAGAATATTTAGAGTATCTAAAAGGCTCCTTCCCTACTGATAAATCTGATTTGTTTTCTGGAATAAACACCACTTGGACTCGTGTAACAGGCGGCAGCAGCATAAAGACCTTACTCAATTCTATCATAACCAACTATGATTTTAAAAATCCGACGGCGAGCATTCCTGCGCTATTAGAAATGCGAGCTCAAATTGAAAAATTAAAAGACGAACACTGGAAAAATATCAAATTAGAGGAACTCGACCAGATAGTTCTTGATATAGCAGGCGTTTATCTAGAAGCAAGTGTGAATACATCTACAGCTACTGCTGGAGAATCTTTAACGGTGCGTGTAGAGCTCACCAATAGGTCATCAGAAAAGTTTGAAGTAAGCCTTCTACCGAACCAACTGATTCAAATCCAAGAAAAGGAACTCCGTCTCCATCAAAACGATACTAAAACTATAGAAGCAACTTTAAATATTCCTGCATATTACGAAGCCAGCACTCCGTATTACTTAAAAGAAAAAGGCAGTTTAGGAATGTATCAATTTCAAAATAGAGGTCTTACGGGAAAACCTGAAATGGGCCCTGAGTTTATAGTAAGAACCTTTTTAGAAATACAGGGAACTCGATTATATAGAGAAATTCCCATCATTCACAAGCGCACGGACCCTGTGCGTGGCGAGGTGAATGAACCTTTTCATGTCGTTCCAGAAGTTGCTGTAAGCATAGAAAATCCAGTATATGTATTCTCTGGAAATACCGCACAACCTGTTCATGTAACCATCAAGGCAAATAAAAAATTACCTCAAGGTAGCTTAGAGTTAGCTCATCCAGATAACTGGAGCATTACTCCTACAGATTTTAATTTTAAAGGATTAGAAAAAGGAGAGGAAAAAACCTACACCTTTAATGTACAACCCCCTAAAACGGCCTCAAGAGGTGTCATTTCTGGATGGGTTAAAATAGGTTCACAGATCTTTAAACAGGAAGTGATTAAGATCGATTACGATCATATTCCAAATCAACAATTGGTTAGAGATAACGAGTCTCAAGTAGTAAAACCTGGTCTTATCAATACGGCTCAAACGGTTGCTTATATCAATGGTGCTGGAGATGATGTCGCTCAAGCTATTGAAGCTATAGGTGGTAAAGTATTCAAATTTGAACCAAGTGAAGTGCCAGATGATCTTTCTAAATACGATGCCGTAGTAGTAGGAATCAGAGCTTATAATGTAGCAGAAGACGATATGGCGGCACTGCAAAACCGTTTGGATACTTATGTGAAAAATGGCGGCACCTTGATGATGCAATACAATACAAGTCGCAGAATTAGTCCTGATGAATTAGGGCCTTTACCTATTACGCTTTCGCGAAAGCGAGTAACTGATGAAAATGCGACCGTAACCATATTAGAACCTCAGCATAAGATCATGTCCTATCCTAATGCGATTACCTCAACAGACTTTGAAGGTTGGGTACAGGAACGCGGACTTTATTTTCCAGAACAATGGGATACTGCCTTTACTCCTATTTTAGGAATGAGTGATAAGGATGAGGAGATGACTAAAGGAAGTCTGATCGTTGCTGAATATGGCAAGGGCCATATTATTTATACAGGATTAAGCCTTTTTAGAGAATTACCTGCAGGAGTTTCAGGGGCTTATAAATTACTGGCAAATATAATCAGTATAGGAGTTGAAAATCAACCAATTGAAAACAAAGATGGCCAAGGAAAATTCTAA
- a CDS encoding methylmalonyl-CoA mutase family protein — protein sequence MQDQTPYIPVNKVRIVTAASLFDGHDAAINIMRRIIQSTGCEVIHLGHDRSVEEVVNTAIQEDANGIALTSYQGGHNEYFKYMRDLLVEKGAGHIKIFGGGGGVILPSEIKELMDYGITRIYAPDDGRAMGLQGMINDLVKQCDVAVPPFAKAELNGELLENHAPTIARLISLAENRHEDFVKHFAQADKTEKQAPVLGITGTGGSGKSSLVDELIRRFLVDFPEKNIGVISVDPSKRKTGGALLGDRIRMNAINSDRVYMRSLATRRSNLALSKHVQEAVDILKAANYDLIILETSGIGQSDTEILDHSDVSLYVMTPEFGAATQLEKIDMLDFADVVAINKFDKRGSLDALRDVKKQYQRNHNLWEVDPATLPVHGTIASQFNDPGMNALYEALMAELTNKTAVDFSSKNELNKAQSEKIFVIPPSRTRYLSEIAESNRAYDNIADAQSKVAQKLYGVYQTINTLLDQNENASSSESRERLITEKGLNEEYIISQTLADDTDFMDLLIAQFNKSLKDLDPYNWEVITGWDEKVNKYKQPIYEFQVRDKVIKIETHTESLSHKMIPKVALPKYSAWGDILKWCLQENVPGEFPYTAGLYPFKRTGEDPTRMFAGEGGPERTNKRFHYVSLGMPAKRLSTAFDSVTLYGNDPGLRPDVYGKIGNAGVSICCLDDAKKLYSGFDLSHAMTSVSMTINGPAPMLLGFFMNAAIDQNCERFITENGLGDKVEAKLKEVYDDKKVERPSYLNAEGDKVYSKNGQIDVNKLPEGNDGLGLMLLGLTGDQILEPADYARIKAETLAQVRGTVQADILKEDQAQNTCIFSTEFAIRLMGDVQQYFIEEKVRNFYSVSISGYHIAEAGANPITQLAFTLANGFTYVEYYLSRGMDINKFGPNLSFFFSNGVDPEYSVIGRVARKIWSKALKNKYGANSRAQMLKYHIQTSGRSLHAQEIDFNDIRTTLQALYAINDNCNSLHTNAYDEAITTPTEESVRRAMAIQLIINKELGLAKNENPIQGAFIIEELTDMVETAVLEEFDRITERGGVLGAMETMYQRSKIQEESMHYEMLKHTGEFPIIGVNTFLSSKGSPTVLPAEVIRATEEEKQAQIATKNNLHTAFAKAQQEQLSKIQEAAVQQGNIFEHLMEATKICTLGQITEALFEVGGQYRRNM from the coding sequence ATGCAAGATCAAACACCATATATTCCCGTAAATAAAGTACGTATAGTAACGGCCGCCAGTCTTTTTGACGGTCATGACGCTGCTATTAACATCATGCGACGTATCATACAATCTACGGGTTGTGAAGTGATTCATTTAGGTCACGATAGAAGCGTAGAAGAAGTGGTAAACACTGCTATTCAAGAAGATGCAAATGGTATCGCTCTAACTTCTTATCAAGGTGGTCACAATGAGTATTTTAAATACATGCGTGATTTATTGGTAGAAAAAGGTGCTGGTCATATCAAGATTTTTGGTGGTGGAGGTGGGGTTATTCTTCCTTCTGAAATCAAAGAACTCATGGATTATGGCATTACTCGCATTTATGCTCCAGATGATGGACGCGCGATGGGATTGCAAGGAATGATTAATGATTTGGTAAAGCAATGTGATGTTGCTGTTCCCCCTTTCGCGAAAGCGGAATTAAACGGAGAGCTTTTAGAAAATCATGCACCTACCATAGCGCGATTGATCTCACTTGCAGAAAACAGACACGAAGACTTTGTAAAGCATTTTGCACAAGCTGATAAAACTGAAAAACAAGCTCCAGTGCTAGGAATTACAGGAACTGGAGGTTCTGGAAAATCTTCCTTAGTAGATGAATTGATCCGTAGGTTTTTAGTGGATTTCCCAGAAAAAAATATAGGAGTTATATCGGTAGACCCATCAAAGCGTAAGACTGGTGGAGCACTTTTAGGTGATAGAATACGTATGAATGCCATCAATAGTGATCGCGTTTATATGAGGTCCCTAGCAACGAGAAGGTCCAACCTAGCGCTTTCCAAACATGTCCAAGAAGCGGTGGATATTTTAAAAGCAGCCAACTATGATTTAATAATTTTAGAAACCAGCGGTATAGGACAAAGCGATACCGAAATACTAGACCATAGCGATGTGTCTTTGTATGTAATGACACCAGAATTTGGCGCAGCGACACAGTTGGAAAAAATCGATATGCTCGATTTTGCAGATGTGGTAGCGATCAATAAATTTGATAAACGCGGTTCCCTAGACGCACTGAGAGATGTAAAAAAACAATACCAGCGCAACCATAATTTGTGGGAAGTAGACCCAGCGACATTACCAGTTCACGGAACCATTGCAAGCCAATTCAATGATCCAGGAATGAATGCTTTGTATGAAGCACTAATGGCTGAGCTAACTAATAAAACAGCAGTAGACTTCAGTTCTAAAAACGAACTCAATAAAGCACAAAGCGAAAAGATATTTGTCATCCCACCATCGAGAACTCGTTATCTAAGTGAAATTGCAGAAAGCAATAGAGCCTACGATAACATCGCAGATGCACAATCTAAAGTAGCTCAGAAATTATATGGTGTCTATCAAACAATTAATACCTTATTAGACCAAAACGAGAATGCTAGTTCGAGCGAAAGTCGAGAACGTTTAATTACAGAAAAAGGCTTAAATGAAGAATACATCATCTCACAAACACTTGCAGATGATACCGATTTCATGGATCTTTTAATTGCCCAATTCAACAAATCCCTAAAAGATCTCGATCCCTACAACTGGGAAGTAATTACCGGTTGGGATGAAAAAGTAAACAAGTACAAGCAACCTATTTATGAGTTTCAAGTACGTGACAAAGTCATTAAAATTGAAACACATACCGAGTCACTTTCTCATAAGATGATTCCTAAAGTGGCGCTGCCTAAATACAGCGCATGGGGCGATATTTTAAAATGGTGTTTACAAGAAAACGTACCAGGAGAATTCCCATATACCGCGGGATTGTATCCATTTAAAAGAACTGGAGAAGATCCTACCAGAATGTTTGCAGGTGAAGGTGGACCAGAACGTACCAACAAACGTTTCCATTATGTAAGTCTTGGAATGCCGGCAAAACGACTGAGTACAGCTTTTGATAGTGTAACTTTATACGGTAACGATCCAGGATTACGACCAGATGTATATGGAAAAATTGGTAACGCCGGAGTGAGTATTTGCTGTCTGGATGATGCTAAAAAACTCTATTCTGGGTTTGATTTATCGCATGCCATGACATCGGTTTCTATGACTATCAATGGACCGGCTCCTATGCTATTAGGATTCTTTATGAATGCCGCGATTGATCAAAATTGTGAACGATTCATTACTGAAAACGGATTAGGCGATAAAGTAGAAGCAAAGCTCAAAGAAGTTTACGACGATAAAAAAGTAGAACGTCCTTCTTATTTAAATGCTGAAGGAGATAAAGTATATTCTAAAAATGGCCAGATAGATGTCAACAAATTACCAGAAGGAAATGATGGTCTAGGTTTGATGCTTTTAGGATTGACAGGAGATCAGATTCTAGAACCAGCAGACTATGCCCGTATTAAAGCCGAAACTTTGGCTCAAGTGCGTGGAACAGTTCAAGCAGATATTTTAAAAGAAGATCAAGCACAAAACACTTGTATTTTTTCTACCGAATTTGCGATTAGACTAATGGGTGATGTACAGCAGTATTTTATTGAAGAAAAAGTACGCAACTTCTACAGTGTTTCTATCTCTGGATATCATATTGCAGAGGCTGGAGCAAATCCGATTACACAATTAGCGTTCACATTGGCAAACGGATTCACTTATGTAGAATATTATTTGAGTCGCGGTATGGATATCAACAAATTTGGTCCTAACCTAAGTTTCTTCTTTTCCAACGGTGTTGATCCAGAATATTCGGTTATAGGTCGTGTGGCTAGAAAAATTTGGTCAAAAGCCTTAAAGAATAAATACGGAGCTAACTCTCGTGCACAAATGTTGAAATACCACATTCAAACCAGTGGACGTTCTCTACATGCACAAGAGATTGACTTTAACGATATACGCACCACATTACAAGCGCTTTATGCGATTAATGACAACTGCAACTCCTTACATACTAATGCTTATGATGAGGCGATCACCACACCTACTGAGGAATCGGTAAGACGTGCGATGGCGATCCAATTGATCATCAATAAAGAATTAGGTCTGGCTAAAAATGAGAATCCAATTCAAGGAGCCTTCATTATTGAAGAGTTAACCGACATGGTAGAAACCGCTGTTTTGGAAGAATTTGACCGCATTACAGAGCGTGGTGGCGTGCTAGGAGCCATGGAAACCATGTACCAGCGCAGTAAGATTCAAGAAGAATCCATGCACTACGAGATGTTGAAACATACTGGCGAATTCCCTATCATAGGAGTGAATACGTTCCTAAGTTCAAAAGGCAGCCCAACTGTTTTACCAGCTGAGGTGATCCGTGCGACAGAAGAAGAGAAGCAAGCTCAAATTGCTACAAAAAATAATTTGCATACCGCTTTCGCGAAAGCGCAACAAGAACAACTATCAAAAATCCAAGAAGCAGCCGTACAACAAGGCAATATCTTCGAGCACTTGATGGAAGCCACAAAGATCTGTACACTAGGACAGATCACGGAGGCCTTGTTTGAAGTAGGTGGGCAATATAGAAGAAATATGTAA
- a CDS encoding serine hydrolase domain-containing protein — protein sequence MKYPFYFLMFTLILLSACNSTDDTIFIPLEEAYFPPLTSTTWETINPTTLQWDAQKITELQTFLEVNETRAFIVLIDGKIVLENYWNNDLQGNPFTADSNWYWASAGKSLTATLIGIAQEEGSLNINDKTSDYLGAGWTSMPANKEDLITVKNQLSFTTGIDYNVPVVDCTAPACLNYLTDAGNQWYYHNGTYTLLHRVLENATGVTNNQFTNTAIKDKIGMDGSWLSTNGLNEVYFSTARSAARFGLLTLNQGLWEDTTVLGDATYFNSMTTTSQSINESYGYLWWLNGKDSVVFPGTTAAIPSSVTPSGPIDMISALGKNGQFIDVVPSLNMVVIRMGDTSAQETVPVLFHEEMWANIMDIVN from the coding sequence ATGAAATATCCTTTTTACTTTTTGATGTTTACACTCATCCTATTATCTGCTTGTAACTCTACTGACGACACTATTTTTATTCCTCTGGAGGAAGCTTATTTCCCTCCTTTAACCAGTACTACTTGGGAAACTATAAATCCCACAACACTTCAATGGGACGCACAAAAAATCACTGAGCTTCAGACGTTTCTTGAGGTCAATGAAACTCGTGCGTTTATAGTACTGATCGATGGAAAAATAGTCTTAGAAAATTATTGGAACAACGATTTACAAGGAAATCCATTTACTGCAGATAGCAATTGGTACTGGGCAAGTGCTGGAAAGTCCCTTACCGCTACCTTAATAGGTATTGCACAAGAGGAAGGCAGCTTAAATATCAATGATAAAACATCAGATTATTTGGGAGCTGGCTGGACGAGCATGCCAGCAAACAAAGAAGATTTAATTACCGTTAAAAACCAGCTGTCTTTTACTACTGGAATTGATTATAATGTGCCTGTAGTAGATTGCACTGCACCAGCTTGTCTTAATTATCTAACCGATGCTGGAAATCAATGGTACTATCACAACGGCACCTATACCTTATTGCATAGGGTTTTAGAAAATGCTACTGGAGTTACCAATAACCAATTCACAAATACGGCAATTAAGGATAAAATCGGGATGGATGGATCTTGGTTAAGCACCAACGGTTTAAACGAGGTGTACTTCAGTACGGCGAGAAGTGCCGCGCGTTTTGGTCTATTGACTTTAAACCAAGGTCTCTGGGAGGATACCACTGTTTTAGGAGACGCTACTTATTTTAACTCCATGACCACTACCTCTCAATCTATCAACGAGTCTTATGGTTACTTGTGGTGGCTCAATGGAAAGGACTCTGTTGTATTTCCGGGAACTACAGCCGCTATTCCATCTTCAGTAACACCATCTGGACCTATAGATATGATTAGTGCACTTGGTAAAAACGGTCAGTTTATAGACGTAGTTCCTAGTTTAAACATGGTAGTGATACGTATGGGCGACACCTCAGCACAAGAGACCGTTCCTGTTTTGTTCCATGAGGAAATGTGGGCAAATATTATGGATATCGTAAATTGA